A window of the Rhodohalobacter mucosus genome harbors these coding sequences:
- a CDS encoding fatty acid desaturase family protein, producing MGAVQRVTFNNRISREFSQTVKKRVDDYFTENGLSKHANGQMVLKTVVLLTLYFGSYALIISGQFSLNGMWLLTFLMGIGMAGIGFSVSHDALHGAYSSNNAVNRALGFTFDLLGANGYIWKITHNIVHHTYTNIHGHDEDLEVAEFIRLSPHSEYKAVHRVQHILAFIAYSFATLFWVFIKDYRYFLQPNIGPYENKNHPASEWAILIFTKLLYYAYMLVIPMLLLEITWVHLLIGFATVHLTAGLILGIIFQLAHVVEETDHPVPNEENMIDEHWMIHEMVTTNNFARENKALCWYVGGLNFQIEHHLFPKVCSIHYPAISHIVEKTADEFGIPYNQHKTFFQAVASHYRTLKKFGDPEFVYAEA from the coding sequence ATGGGAGCCGTTCAAAGAGTTACGTTCAACAATCGTATCAGCCGTGAATTCAGTCAAACGGTGAAAAAGCGTGTCGACGACTATTTTACCGAAAATGGCCTGTCAAAACATGCGAACGGACAGATGGTGCTTAAGACGGTGGTTCTGCTTACGCTCTATTTCGGGTCGTATGCATTGATTATCTCCGGCCAGTTTTCACTCAACGGCATGTGGCTGCTCACCTTTCTGATGGGTATCGGGATGGCTGGGATCGGATTTTCGGTATCGCATGATGCGCTGCACGGAGCCTATTCGTCCAATAACGCAGTAAACCGTGCGCTTGGATTTACCTTTGACCTGTTGGGCGCCAACGGATATATCTGGAAGATTACCCACAACATTGTTCACCATACCTACACCAATATTCACGGACATGACGAGGACCTTGAGGTTGCCGAATTCATTCGTCTGTCGCCTCATTCCGAATACAAGGCGGTGCACCGCGTTCAGCATATTCTTGCATTCATTGCCTACAGTTTCGCCACTCTGTTCTGGGTGTTCATCAAGGATTACCGGTATTTTCTGCAGCCCAATATTGGTCCGTACGAAAATAAAAACCATCCCGCGAGCGAGTGGGCCATTCTCATTTTTACCAAGCTCCTTTACTACGCCTATATGCTGGTGATTCCCATGCTCTTGCTGGAGATCACCTGGGTGCACCTGCTGATCGGTTTTGCTACCGTACATCTTACGGCCGGACTCATATTGGGTATTATTTTTCAGCTGGCGCACGTTGTGGAGGAGACCGACCACCCCGTGCCGAACGAGGAGAACATGATCGACGAGCACTGGATGATCCATGAAATGGTAACCACCAACAATTTTGCCCGTGAAAACAAGGCGCTTTGCTGGTACGTGGGCGGACTCAATTTTCAGATCGAACACCATCTGTTTCCCAAAGTGTGCAGTATTCACTACCCGGCCATCAGCCACATTGTGGAAAAAACCGCAGATGAATTTGGTATTCCCTACAATCAGCATAAAACCTTTTTCCAGGCCGTGGCTTCCCACTATCGCACCCTGAAGAAGTTTGGAGATCCGGAGTTTGTTTACGCGGAGGCGTGA
- a CDS encoding Lon protease family protein yields the protein MKQLTTLSADQLYQRASLDELEFSTTQELDHDNYRFVGQERALRSADFGIRIKQNGYNIYALGPEEVDKRSLLENLIEKEAKKQSVPDDWVYVCNFEDEQKPIVLKLKPGDGIRFRDKMNRFAEDLPNVLTSVFESEEYQNRRQVIEEKVKEKEHEDFTEIQKKAEEKGLSIVRTPMGYSVSPVKDGEIMSMDDIKKMSEEDRKELEQEVHNLQKELQKILRQIPEQQRKIKDERDELNREFTEYAVKGLIEEVQDEFEYNSDVVSYLESAKKDIINRAEQILNPAAGNPLMQAMSGNKPDKTTSPSDHPVLWRYTVNVMVNNAKLEGAPVIYEDHPIYNNLLGRTEHVSEMGALTTDFTYLKPGSLHKANGGYVIVDALRLLTQPYAWDGLKRALMSRKLKIEAPGEMYGLFSTVTLEPEPIELNVKVVLVGSRLLYYMLCAYDDDFQNLFKVEVDFDDEMDRSPETQKMYAVMIAGMLKKNDLQPMKKDAVVRLIEHTSRMVSDSEKLSTKTNDILKLLQESDYWSRKEGGEVIDLKAVETAIEQVRYRSGRLRDKYREQILRNTIFIDTEGEAAGQVNGLSVVSLGNLVFAHPTRITARVRVGKGEVVNIEREVEMSGPIHSKGVLILSAFLGARYALDRPLSLSASLVFEQAYGGVDGDSASSTELYALLSAIGDIPIRQSIAVTGSVNQHGDIQPIGGVNEKIEGFFEICNERGLTGDQGVMIPKANVKNLMLKADVVEAVENDEFHIYAIESIDEGMSLLSGMEMGERDENGNYPDGTVNHKVAEKLARFASVKKQFTTQNDQAELHASTKDSK from the coding sequence ATGAAGCAGTTAACCACGTTATCCGCAGATCAGCTTTATCAACGCGCCTCCCTGGATGAACTTGAATTTTCGACTACCCAAGAACTGGATCATGATAACTACCGGTTTGTGGGACAGGAACGAGCGCTTCGTTCGGCTGATTTCGGAATTCGAATCAAACAAAACGGATACAATATTTACGCGCTGGGTCCTGAAGAGGTTGACAAGCGGTCACTGCTGGAAAATCTCATTGAAAAAGAAGCTAAAAAACAGTCCGTGCCCGACGATTGGGTCTATGTCTGTAATTTTGAGGATGAACAGAAACCCATCGTGCTAAAACTGAAGCCGGGAGACGGTATTCGCTTCCGTGATAAGATGAACCGGTTTGCAGAGGATCTGCCCAACGTGCTCACCAGCGTTTTTGAGAGTGAAGAGTACCAGAATCGGCGTCAGGTAATCGAGGAGAAGGTAAAGGAGAAGGAGCATGAAGACTTTACCGAAATCCAGAAAAAAGCAGAGGAAAAAGGTTTGTCCATTGTCAGGACTCCGATGGGATACTCGGTTTCGCCAGTGAAAGACGGTGAGATTATGAGTATGGACGACATAAAGAAAATGAGTGAAGAGGACCGCAAAGAGCTCGAGCAGGAGGTCCACAACCTTCAGAAAGAATTGCAGAAAATCTTGCGCCAGATTCCGGAGCAACAGCGTAAGATAAAAGATGAGCGGGATGAGCTGAACCGTGAATTCACTGAATATGCCGTAAAGGGACTGATTGAAGAGGTTCAGGATGAGTTTGAGTATAACAGTGATGTCGTATCGTATCTGGAATCGGCGAAGAAAGATATTATCAACAGGGCCGAGCAGATTCTTAACCCCGCGGCTGGCAATCCGCTGATGCAGGCAATGTCCGGTAATAAGCCGGATAAAACCACATCACCCTCCGACCACCCGGTGCTCTGGCGCTACACCGTGAACGTAATGGTGAACAACGCAAAACTGGAGGGCGCGCCTGTTATTTACGAAGATCACCCGATTTACAATAACTTGCTCGGCAGGACCGAACATGTGTCCGAAATGGGCGCTCTTACCACCGATTTCACCTACCTGAAGCCGGGATCTCTTCACAAAGCGAACGGTGGGTACGTTATTGTGGATGCACTGCGGCTTCTCACACAGCCCTATGCGTGGGATGGCCTCAAAAGAGCTCTGATGAGCAGAAAGCTGAAAATAGAGGCTCCCGGGGAGATGTACGGATTATTCAGTACGGTTACCCTTGAACCGGAACCGATCGAGCTGAATGTGAAGGTGGTTTTGGTTGGCAGCCGCCTGCTGTACTATATGCTCTGTGCATATGACGATGATTTTCAAAACCTGTTCAAGGTGGAAGTGGATTTTGACGATGAGATGGATCGTAGCCCGGAAACACAGAAAATGTATGCGGTGATGATTGCAGGGATGCTCAAAAAGAACGACCTGCAGCCGATGAAGAAAGACGCCGTTGTACGGCTGATCGAGCATACATCCAGAATGGTAAGCGACAGCGAAAAACTCTCCACCAAAACCAATGATATTTTGAAGCTCCTGCAGGAGTCCGACTACTGGAGCCGCAAGGAGGGAGGTGAGGTTATTGACCTGAAAGCGGTTGAAACCGCGATTGAGCAGGTGCGCTATCGCTCGGGGCGTCTCCGCGATAAATACAGGGAGCAGATTCTGCGAAATACCATATTCATTGACACCGAAGGGGAGGCGGCCGGACAGGTGAATGGCTTGTCGGTAGTGTCGCTGGGCAACCTGGTTTTTGCACACCCCACCCGGATAACTGCGCGCGTTCGCGTGGGTAAGGGAGAAGTGGTGAATATTGAGCGTGAAGTGGAGATGAGTGGCCCCATTCATTCGAAAGGTGTACTGATACTGTCTGCTTTTCTGGGGGCACGATACGCACTCGACCGCCCGCTATCGCTGTCGGCAAGCCTGGTGTTTGAGCAGGCCTATGGAGGGGTGGACGGTGACAGTGCCTCATCCACGGAGCTCTATGCACTGCTCTCAGCCATTGGTGACATACCGATACGGCAATCGATTGCGGTTACCGGTTCAGTGAACCAGCACGGCGATATCCAGCCCATTGGAGGCGTAAACGAGAAAATAGAGGGATTCTTCGAGATTTGTAATGAACGCGGCCTTACCGGAGATCAGGGAGTGATGATACCGAAGGCCAATGTGAAAAATCTGATGCTCAAAGCGGATGTGGTGGAAGCCGTTGAAAATGATGAATTCCATATTTATGCCATTGAGAGTATTGATGAAGGTATGTCGCTGCTGAGCGGCATGGAGATGGGTGAACGGGATGAAAATGGAAACTACCCCGACGGTACCGTAAACCATAAGGTAGCCGAAAAACTGGCCCGCTTTGCCAGTGTTAAGAAGCAGTTCACCACACAGAACGATCAGGCGGAGCTACACGCGTCAACAAAGGATAGCAAGTAA
- a CDS encoding Hsp20/alpha crystallin family protein → MKVVKKRTHEPGSIDLLRREMDQFFDDLVPFSWTREKGGRALSAWSPNADMTEDEKEYMIRMDIPGMKKDDINVNFQDGRITISGERKEEEKEEKKDFVRQERYYGSFYRSFTLPENVKEDEIEARFKNGVLELVIPKAEVVKPKSIKVN, encoded by the coding sequence ATGAAAGTTGTGAAAAAAAGAACCCACGAACCCGGATCAATCGATCTGCTGAGAAGAGAAATGGATCAGTTTTTCGATGACCTCGTTCCTTTTTCATGGACCAGGGAAAAAGGCGGAAGGGCACTGTCAGCATGGTCGCCCAATGCCGATATGACGGAAGATGAGAAGGAATACATGATCCGTATGGATATTCCGGGAATGAAAAAAGACGACATCAACGTGAATTTTCAGGATGGCAGAATCACCATCTCCGGTGAGCGTAAAGAAGAGGAAAAAGAAGAGAAAAAAGATTTCGTTCGTCAGGAGCGCTATTACGGAAGCTTCTACAGATCGTTTACACTTCCTGAAAACGTAAAAGAAGATGAGATCGAAGCCAGGTTTAAAAACGGAGTACTGGAATTGGTCATTCCGAAAGCGGAAGTAGTGAAACCAAAATCAATCAAGGTAAATTGA
- a CDS encoding TraR/DksA family transcriptional regulator yields MEEKKVTESPLSEDTLQYFKEKLLAKRAEAKEQIEILSDRRDNLDEADDADRSSLTHHPGDVGSEAEEDEMNYQLLEREKKYVNEINDALERIENGNYGICQATGKPISKGRLDAVPHTRYSMEAKEKGLVEDE; encoded by the coding sequence ATGGAAGAGAAAAAGGTGACAGAAAGTCCATTATCGGAGGATACGCTGCAATATTTTAAGGAAAAGCTGCTCGCCAAAAGGGCGGAGGCAAAGGAGCAGATAGAGATCCTGAGCGACCGCAGGGATAATCTTGATGAAGCTGACGACGCAGACCGTTCATCTCTGACGCACCACCCGGGCGATGTGGGGTCGGAAGCGGAAGAGGATGAAATGAACTATCAGCTTCTGGAGCGGGAGAAAAAATATGTGAATGAGATCAACGACGCCCTTGAGCGAATTGAAAACGGTAACTACGGTATCTGTCAGGCCACCGGCAAGCCGATCTCAAAGGGCCGGCTGGATGCAGTGCCTCACACACGCTACAGCATGGAAGCCAAGGAGAAGGGATTGGTGGAAGATGAGTGA
- a CDS encoding SDR family oxidoreductase: MFSEKVAVVTGAASGIGLEAAKAFAHKGAAVVMSDVDEDRLKESAKVVNMINEKTLSIKADISSEKEVQQLVRFTVDAFGGLDVACNNAGVGGELKPTADYTVEEWDRVININLRGQWLCMKYQIPEMLKRDSGSIVNVASILGKVGFANAPAYVAAKHGLVGLTKSAALEYSAKGVRVNAIAPAFIETPMLERAGLTTDPEAKQGLVDMHPIGRLGQPEEVAHAIVWLASDEASFVTGHTLLVDGGYIAQ, from the coding sequence ATGTTTTCAGAAAAAGTAGCCGTAGTAACAGGAGCTGCATCCGGTATCGGGCTGGAAGCGGCGAAAGCATTTGCTCACAAAGGGGCCGCAGTGGTCATGTCTGACGTGGACGAAGACAGACTGAAAGAGTCTGCAAAGGTTGTAAACATGATCAATGAAAAAACCCTTTCGATCAAGGCGGATATATCCAGTGAAAAGGAGGTGCAGCAGTTGGTGCGTTTTACGGTGGATGCATTTGGCGGCCTCGACGTTGCCTGCAACAATGCGGGCGTAGGCGGTGAGCTCAAGCCCACGGCCGACTATACCGTTGAAGAGTGGGATCGTGTAATCAACATCAATCTTCGGGGACAGTGGCTCTGCATGAAGTATCAGATTCCGGAAATGCTAAAGCGCGACAGCGGGTCAATTGTGAACGTGGCTTCCATACTGGGCAAAGTGGGATTTGCAAATGCACCGGCTTACGTGGCAGCAAAACACGGCCTGGTGGGACTTACAAAGTCTGCCGCCCTGGAGTACAGCGCGAAGGGAGTGCGCGTAAATGCCATCGCACCGGCCTTTATTGAAACACCGATGCTCGAACGTGCAGGCCTCACAACCGACCCGGAAGCCAAACAGGGGCTCGTCGACATGCACCCGATTGGCCGGTTGGGTCAGCCCGAAGAGGTGGCCCACGCTATTGTCTGGCTGGCGTCCGACGAAGCGTCTTTCGTGACCGGCCATACTCTCCTGGTAGACGGCGGATATATTGCACAGTAA
- a CDS encoding GNAT family N-acetyltransferase, with protein MTNHLNLTIRKGTRADASTIAEFNIAMALETEGKKLDRRKIESGVRGLMNNPNYGFYLVAVYKEQVVGSLMITFEWSDWRNGLFWWIQSVYVIPEYRRRGVYRAMYDKVKKLASGDPSVCGFRLYVEKENLTAQKTYRDLGMDETAYRMFEEDRIES; from the coding sequence ATGACCAACCATCTGAACCTGACCATCCGAAAAGGAACGCGTGCCGATGCATCAACCATTGCAGAGTTTAATATCGCCATGGCGCTGGAAACAGAGGGCAAAAAGCTTGACCGCCGCAAGATCGAGTCCGGTGTGCGTGGATTGATGAACAATCCCAATTATGGATTTTACCTGGTGGCCGTTTATAAGGAACAAGTTGTTGGCTCACTCATGATCACCTTTGAGTGGAGCGACTGGCGAAACGGGCTCTTCTGGTGGATTCAAAGCGTCTATGTGATTCCCGAATACCGCCGCCGGGGCGTCTATCGCGCCATGTATGACAAAGTGAAGAAGCTTGCCTCCGGGGATCCATCAGTTTGCGGTTTCCGTCTTTATGTGGAGAAGGAAAATCTTACGGCCCAGAAAACCTACCGTGATCTTGGCATGGATGAGACCGCGTATAGAATGTTTGAGGAAGACAGGATTGAGTCGTGA
- a CDS encoding universal stress protein — MTLTSILIAIDSVPGSRPVVQAASELALRTGASLKALFIEDDNWYKASRVSFAYQVSSITGELMPFDEAEMLKQGRAHSSLLERMIVNHSRELNIRCHYRTARGPVIRELMEAARDQDLIVIGRNRDPDGSRRKLGGTARFLAENCTVPVLVWNGGATWPGIITGMIEPGTEGENVKRWMQFLGNCLNRETVTLHQNLTELSKTEKTKRLRDKNHLLVAERHRDEDGTPHPDLEQLPNSVLLV; from the coding sequence ATGACACTGACATCCATACTGATTGCAATCGACTCGGTTCCGGGCTCCAGGCCTGTGGTTCAGGCCGCTTCTGAGCTGGCTCTTAGAACCGGGGCATCGCTCAAAGCGCTGTTTATTGAAGATGATAACTGGTATAAAGCCAGTCGAGTCAGTTTCGCATATCAGGTCAGCAGTATCACCGGAGAGCTGATGCCATTTGATGAAGCGGAGATGCTGAAACAGGGCAGAGCCCACAGTTCACTGCTGGAGAGGATGATTGTGAATCACAGCCGTGAGCTCAATATCCGGTGCCACTATCGTACCGCACGAGGACCTGTAATCCGTGAACTGATGGAAGCTGCAAGGGATCAGGACCTTATTGTTATTGGCCGTAACCGTGATCCGGATGGCAGCAGGAGGAAACTGGGCGGAACGGCCCGGTTTCTGGCGGAAAATTGCACTGTCCCGGTGCTGGTCTGGAATGGCGGGGCAACGTGGCCGGGAATCATTACAGGCATGATTGAGCCTGGCACGGAGGGTGAGAATGTGAAAAGGTGGATGCAGTTTTTAGGAAATTGCCTGAACCGGGAAACCGTTACCCTGCATCAGAATCTCACTGAATTGAGCAAAACCGAAAAAACGAAACGTTTACGTGATAAAAACCACCTGCTGGTAGCTGAACGCCATCGGGATGAGGACGGAACTCCGCACCCCGATCTTGAGCAGTTGCCGAATTCGGTGCTATTGGTTTGA
- a CDS encoding DUF2267 domain-containing protein, translated as MKTTTYRRSAGQKMLSNEIAERLGWAGKTDIGFRAMLGVLHAMRDVLPLDLVFRFSSALPLHIRAIFFEGYNPNAVSQILYNRALLDHYKKRMGPGNADYFEQFLEHQRNRVPEREEFLQMINSYSRLEKRVDPEEAFRVVLEILIKRGRNEKMHGVLLQIPQHLLETTFPDSFSVKAIT; from the coding sequence ATGAAAACAACCACCTACCGGCGATCGGCCGGACAAAAAATGCTGTCAAATGAAATTGCGGAAAGGCTCGGGTGGGCTGGCAAAACGGATATCGGATTCAGGGCAATGCTGGGCGTACTCCATGCTATGAGAGATGTACTTCCACTTGATCTTGTATTTCGGTTCTCCTCTGCCCTTCCATTGCACATTCGAGCGATCTTTTTTGAAGGGTATAATCCGAATGCCGTTTCACAAATTCTCTACAACCGCGCGTTGCTCGATCACTATAAGAAACGGATGGGGCCCGGAAATGCAGACTATTTTGAACAGTTTCTTGAACATCAGCGCAACCGGGTGCCGGAGAGGGAGGAGTTTTTACAGATGATAAACAGCTATTCACGGCTTGAAAAAAGAGTGGACCCTGAAGAAGCTTTCCGTGTCGTGCTTGAAATACTGATCAAGCGCGGACGAAATGAAAAAATGCACGGAGTACTTCTGCAAATTCCACAGCACTTGCTGGAGACTACTTTTCCTGATTCATTTTCCGTGAAAGCCATCACTTAA
- a CDS encoding citrate synthase — protein MSKSNIAKLEIDDQTFELDIIEGSEGERAIDITNLRSETGFITSDTGYKSTGATRSAITFLNGEKGILRYRGYPIEQLASQSDFLEVAYLLIYGDLPGKEELESFTHGITRHTLIHEDMKKLYEGYPEKAHPMGVLASMISALSTFYPDAHNTQLHPEQVNLTIRRLIAKSATIAAWSYRKSQGFPIMYPQNRLDYCANFLHMMFALPTEEYEINPTVVKALNTLLILHADHEQNCSTSTVRIAGSSHASLYAAISSGVCALWGPLHGGANQKVIEMLEHIRREGGDVKKMVEKAKDKDSDFRLMGFGHRVYKNFDPRAKIIKKVSDEVLNELGVDDPLLEIATSLEEVALNDSYFVDRKLYPNVDFYSGILYRAIGIPTEMFTVMFALGRLPGWIAQWKEMRDNNEPISRPRQIYVGPTERDYVPLEKR, from the coding sequence ATGAGCAAATCGAATATTGCAAAACTTGAAATTGACGACCAAACGTTTGAACTGGATATCATCGAGGGCTCCGAAGGGGAACGCGCAATCGATATCACAAATCTGAGAAGCGAAACGGGGTTCATCACATCCGATACCGGCTATAAAAGTACAGGAGCGACACGCAGCGCCATCACGTTCCTGAACGGTGAAAAAGGAATTCTCAGATACCGGGGCTACCCAATCGAACAGCTTGCCAGCCAGAGCGATTTTCTGGAAGTGGCTTACCTTCTTATTTACGGAGATCTGCCCGGCAAGGAAGAGCTTGAATCTTTCACACACGGCATTACACGCCATACCCTTATCCATGAGGATATGAAGAAACTGTATGAGGGATATCCGGAAAAAGCACATCCGATGGGTGTTCTGGCCTCCATGATCAGCGCATTGTCCACATTTTATCCCGATGCGCACAATACACAGCTTCATCCCGAACAGGTTAATCTGACGATAAGGCGGCTTATTGCAAAGAGCGCCACGATTGCGGCCTGGTCGTATCGTAAGTCACAGGGATTCCCGATCATGTATCCGCAGAATCGCCTGGACTACTGTGCCAATTTCCTGCACATGATGTTTGCGCTGCCAACTGAAGAGTATGAGATCAATCCGACGGTTGTGAAGGCACTCAATACGCTGCTGATTCTTCATGCAGACCATGAACAAAACTGTTCCACATCCACCGTTCGAATAGCAGGATCTTCCCATGCAAGCCTTTATGCGGCTATTTCATCGGGCGTCTGTGCACTATGGGGACCGCTCCACGGAGGCGCCAACCAGAAAGTGATTGAGATGCTAGAACACATTCGCAGGGAAGGCGGAGATGTGAAGAAAATGGTGGAAAAAGCCAAGGATAAAGACAGCGATTTTCGGCTTATGGGCTTCGGTCACCGTGTTTATAAGAATTTTGATCCGCGCGCCAAAATCATCAAGAAAGTTTCTGATGAGGTACTGAACGAATTGGGTGTGGACGACCCGCTTCTTGAGATCGCAACATCCCTGGAAGAGGTCGCGCTGAACGACAGCTATTTTGTTGATCGCAAGCTCTATCCAAACGTGGATTTCTATTCAGGTATTCTGTACCGCGCCATCGGTATCCCGACGGAGATGTTTACGGTGATGTTTGCTCTCGGGCGGCTTCCGGGCTGGATAGCGCAATGGAAAGAGATGCGCGACAACAACGAGCCGATCTCACGGCCGCGCCAGATCTATGTAGGTCCAACCGAGCGCGACTACGTACCGCTGGAGAAGCGATAA
- the ppsA gene encoding phosphoenolpyruvate synthase, with amino-acid sequence MTPESTQYTLPFTEMGMDDQPKVGGKNASLGEMIRHLKSAGVRIPDGFATTSDAYRYFVEANKLEEPIRENLDKYHNGELEIDEAGRNIRQLFQKSTFPTALAESIREAYTELNHKYAEQYDEDSDTYNADVAVRSSATAEDLPGASFAGQQETYLNVRGVEDLMKACKSCFASLFTNRAIVYRDKKDFGHMDVALSVGVQKMVRADNSCSGVLFTVDTETGFPNALLINGAWGLGENVVKGTVNPDQYYVFKNRLDNPDYVPIIDKVTGSKEMKMVYSGDDGNTTENVPTSLAERQQMVLEDEEIIQLAKWGVAIEKHYDKPMDIEWVKEDKTKQIYIVQARPETVHSLKLNGMLKSYRLRENNPTLLLKGQSVGSVITTGTVKVVRDTSDLSGIEEDTILVTEMTEPDWVPALKNAGGIVTDFGGRTCHAAIVSRELGIPAVVGTDKATDELKDGDKITLSSAEGDVGKIYKGLLEYKVDEVDLGSLPKPETEVMLNLATPESAFKWWRLPVKGVGLARMEFIISNHIRIHPMALVHPDQVEDEEAYRKIRKLTTGYSDMKEYFVDKLASGISKIAASRFPDPVIVRTSDFKSNEYAGLIGGEGFEPDEENPMIGWRGASRYYHENYREGFELECRALKKVREVIGLDNVIVMIPFCRTLTEAEKVLEVMEEYGLKRGEKGLQIYMMCEIPSNYILADQFAEFFDGFSIGSNDLTQLILGVDRDSGLMSHVFDENDPAVKTAIREVVERAHDAGIKVGFCGQAPSNDPEYAAFLVECGIDSVSVVPDSVIRVIHKVAEAEGKG; translated from the coding sequence ATGACACCAGAAAGTACTCAATACACCCTTCCTTTTACGGAAATGGGAATGGATGATCAGCCGAAAGTTGGCGGGAAAAACGCATCTCTCGGAGAAATGATACGGCACCTGAAATCGGCCGGCGTTCGCATTCCAGACGGTTTTGCTACCACATCCGACGCATACCGATATTTCGTTGAAGCAAACAAGCTGGAAGAGCCGATCCGGGAAAACCTGGATAAGTATCACAACGGTGAACTGGAGATCGACGAGGCGGGGAGAAATATTCGCCAGCTGTTTCAAAAAAGCACATTTCCGACAGCGCTGGCCGAGTCGATCCGGGAGGCTTATACCGAGCTGAATCATAAATACGCGGAGCAGTATGATGAGGATTCGGATACCTACAACGCTGATGTGGCCGTTCGCAGCAGTGCCACGGCCGAAGATCTTCCCGGAGCCAGTTTTGCCGGACAGCAGGAGACCTATCTGAACGTGCGGGGTGTGGAGGACCTGATGAAGGCTTGTAAAAGCTGTTTCGCATCCCTGTTTACCAACCGGGCCATTGTGTACCGCGACAAAAAGGATTTTGGGCATATGGACGTTGCCCTGTCGGTAGGCGTGCAGAAGATGGTACGGGCCGACAACAGCTGTTCCGGCGTACTCTTTACGGTGGATACGGAAACGGGCTTTCCCAATGCTCTACTGATCAACGGGGCGTGGGGGCTTGGAGAAAATGTTGTAAAGGGAACCGTGAATCCGGATCAGTACTATGTTTTTAAAAATCGGCTGGATAATCCGGACTACGTACCCATCATCGACAAGGTGACCGGCTCAAAGGAGATGAAGATGGTCTACTCGGGCGATGACGGCAATACAACTGAAAATGTTCCGACCTCCCTTGCCGAGCGTCAGCAGATGGTGCTCGAAGACGAGGAGATCATTCAGCTGGCCAAATGGGGCGTAGCTATTGAAAAACACTACGATAAACCGATGGATATCGAGTGGGTTAAGGAAGACAAGACGAAGCAGATCTACATTGTTCAGGCGCGGCCTGAAACCGTGCACTCGCTTAAGCTGAACGGCATGCTGAAGTCGTACAGGCTGCGAGAAAACAATCCCACGCTTCTGTTAAAAGGGCAGAGCGTCGGTAGCGTCATTACCACCGGAACGGTTAAGGTAGTGCGCGACACATCCGACCTGTCAGGTATTGAAGAGGACACCATTTTGGTGACTGAAATGACTGAACCCGACTGGGTGCCCGCTCTCAAGAACGCGGGCGGTATTGTAACCGATTTCGGCGGACGAACCTGCCATGCTGCCATTGTGAGCCGCGAACTGGGTATTCCTGCTGTGGTTGGGACCGACAAGGCAACGGATGAGCTGAAAGACGGTGACAAGATCACGCTATCGTCAGCTGAAGGAGACGTGGGCAAGATTTACAAGGGGTTGCTGGAATACAAGGTGGACGAAGTGGACCTCGGCAGCCTGCCCAAACCGGAAACGGAGGTGATGCTCAACCTGGCCACACCGGAGTCGGCGTTCAAGTGGTGGAGGCTGCCCGTGAAGGGTGTGGGCCTTGCACGGATGGAGTTTATTATATCGAATCATATCAGGATTCATCCGATGGCGCTTGTACATCCCGATCAGGTGGAAGATGAAGAAGCGTACAGAAAGATCCGGAAACTGACTACGGGTTATTCGGACATGAAGGAGTATTTTGTGGATAAACTCGCCAGCGGTATTTCAAAAATAGCCGCATCCCGCTTTCCAGATCCCGTAATTGTACGAACCAGTGATTTCAAGTCGAATGAGTACGCCGGACTGATCGGCGGAGAGGGATTTGAGCCGGATGAAGAGAATCCGATGATTGGCTGGCGGGGAGCTTCACGGTACTATCACGAGAACTACCGGGAAGGGTTTGAGCTGGAGTGCCGTGCACTGAAAAAAGTGCGCGAAGTGATCGGCCTTGATAATGTGATTGTAATGATCCCGTTCTGCCGTACCCTTACCGAGGCGGAAAAGGTGCTGGAGGTGATGGAGGAGTATGGATTGAAACGGGGCGAGAAAGGGCTGCAGATCTATATGATGTGTGAAATTCCGTCAAACTATATCCTGGCGGATCAGTTTGCGGAATTTTTTGACGGGTTTTCCATCGGGTCAAACGACCTTACGCAGCTCATCCTTGGCGTGGACCGCGATTCGGGCCTGATGTCGCATGTTTTTGACGAGAATGACCCGGCTGTTAAAACCGCAATTCGTGAGGTGGTGGAACGCGCGCATGATGCAGGAATCAAGGTTGGATTTTGTGGTCAGGCCCCAAGCAATGATCCGGAGTACGCTGCATTTCTTGTAGAATGCGGCATCGATTCCGTTTCCGTGGTGCCCGATAGCGTGATACGCGTAATCCACAAAGTGGCGGAAGCGGAAGGAAAGGGATGA